A genomic region of Rhodococcus sp. B50 contains the following coding sequences:
- a CDS encoding flavin-containing monooxygenase — protein MVSLLEDTRPVTEELDVLVVGGGFAGVYALERLRALGFTVKLYEAGSEAGGVWHWNQYPGARVDTEATAYQFSDERIWKEWDWSEMFPGQEELQEYFRFVVDKLELGPEINYSTRVVAARFDTSRDQWVVESRNENTGETFLTRARFFLPMLGTGSKMLIPNIAGRDTFEGDIFHTAEWPKGYDMRGKRVAVIGTGASGVQVIQSIAPQVESMTVFQRTPSMTLPMYSAKLDHAANEELRKSYPKFFEFRNQTFGGLAYDLVYKPTAEMTDEEFTEGLEKLYAEGGLQIWLGGYADLFFDVEVSNRIYRFWRDKTRGRIKDPVLAEKLVPTEPPYPFGSKRCPLEYTYYEAFNQDNVELVDVNDNRIDHIYENGIVTADGVEREFDVIVLATGFDSFTGGLCDIDIVGTNGETFGETYANGVHTFLGRATSGFPNILFVYGPQSPSAFCNGPTCAELEGDWVIDCLVSMRERGLTRIEATPEGEKEWQQHFEEVTAATIFPLADSWYMNANVPGKKRELLAYPGGLAQYLKKNQESADNDYAGFVRT, from the coding sequence ATGGTCTCCCTACTCGAGGACACTCGTCCCGTAACCGAGGAGCTCGACGTGCTGGTAGTCGGCGGGGGGTTCGCCGGCGTCTACGCGCTCGAACGCCTGCGCGCGTTGGGGTTCACGGTGAAGCTGTACGAAGCAGGCTCCGAGGCCGGCGGTGTCTGGCACTGGAATCAGTACCCCGGCGCCCGGGTCGATACCGAGGCCACGGCGTACCAGTTTTCCGACGAGCGCATCTGGAAGGAGTGGGACTGGTCGGAGATGTTCCCCGGTCAGGAGGAACTGCAGGAGTACTTCCGCTTCGTGGTCGACAAGCTCGAACTCGGTCCGGAGATCAACTACAGCACTCGCGTGGTCGCAGCCCGATTCGACACCAGTCGCGATCAGTGGGTTGTCGAGTCCCGCAACGAGAATACCGGTGAGACCTTTCTGACCCGGGCACGGTTCTTCCTTCCGATGCTCGGTACGGGTTCCAAGATGCTCATCCCGAACATCGCGGGGCGCGACACCTTCGAGGGTGACATCTTCCACACCGCCGAGTGGCCCAAGGGCTACGATATGCGCGGCAAGCGCGTCGCGGTGATCGGCACCGGCGCCAGCGGTGTACAGGTCATCCAATCGATCGCCCCGCAGGTGGAGTCGATGACGGTCTTCCAACGCACGCCGTCGATGACGCTACCGATGTATTCGGCCAAGCTCGATCATGCCGCGAACGAGGAGCTACGCAAGAGCTACCCGAAGTTCTTCGAGTTCCGCAACCAGACGTTCGGTGGTCTCGCCTACGACCTGGTCTACAAACCGACAGCCGAGATGACCGACGAGGAGTTCACCGAAGGACTAGAGAAGCTGTACGCCGAAGGAGGCCTACAGATCTGGCTGGGCGGTTACGCCGATCTGTTCTTCGACGTCGAGGTCAGTAACCGAATCTACCGTTTCTGGCGCGACAAGACCCGCGGCCGGATCAAGGATCCCGTCCTCGCCGAGAAGTTGGTTCCGACCGAGCCTCCGTATCCCTTCGGCTCCAAGCGATGCCCGCTGGAATACACATACTACGAAGCCTTCAACCAAGACAACGTCGAACTCGTGGACGTCAACGACAACCGCATCGATCACATCTACGAGAACGGCATCGTCACCGCTGATGGTGTCGAGCGCGAATTCGACGTCATCGTCCTGGCGACCGGATTCGACTCATTCACCGGTGGCCTCTGCGACATCGACATCGTCGGCACGAACGGTGAGACCTTCGGCGAGACCTACGCGAACGGTGTTCACACCTTCCTCGGTCGTGCCACCTCGGGTTTTCCGAACATCCTCTTCGTCTACGGACCGCAGAGCCCGTCGGCTTTCTGTAACGGACCGACCTGTGCAGAGCTCGAAGGAGACTGGGTGATCGACTGCCTGGTCAGTATGCGTGAGCGGGGCCTGACCCGGATCGAAGCGACGCCGGAGGGCGAGAAGGAGTGGCAGCAGCACTTCGAGGAAGTCACCGCCGCCACGATCTTCCCGCTCGCGGACTCCTGGTACATGAATGCCAATGTGCCCGGTAAGAAGCGTGAACTGCTGGCCTACCCCGGTGGTCTGGCCCAGTATCTGAAGAAGAACCAGGAGTCGGCAGACAACGATTACGCCGGTTTCGTCCGCACCTGA
- a CDS encoding sigma-54-dependent Fis family transcriptional regulator, with protein sequence MRPEIEQSWRRCRAMGVTPDGSRLRYIDDAPADSKLVRAARPVLDRLADQLADAPVTILLASQDATIVDRRAGQRSLLGRLDRAQVAPGFIFAEECAGTNGIGTALEERKAFRVRGEEHLLESLHPLACVGSPIVDPVSRAVTGIVDITCEVDDVNELMAPLVLSAVRDIEERLFALSARSEQSLLREYMRSKRRGHAAVVAMSRDTVIATPTVSRLMDSTDQMMIWDWISTHLAAKDEWEGPLRFAEGIDVRVHARRVGEPTDPLSAIIELRPLASPAPPRPRARLAPAPPAGAAPAARIAGRSLAAHRLQDRVDEIVGTVAPVLIVGESGVGKTHLARQIQHRWGHHTPVPSVDASTLTPSKVAELRARLSGSFACILEHLDEVPDDALAPTRRLLDAAVELGAPVIATATSSTPDELGHQVQTHVRRSVCIPPLRQRIEDLTDLARELLAAEFPDRPTPQLQPAAHRALIDHHWPGNLRELASVLSTAAARSMGFDIKLEHLPADYRTLGAGRRLTSLERTEREAIVRALDESDGNKSLAAHRLGVARSTLYRKIRALGLENEKFGS encoded by the coding sequence ATGCGGCCGGAGATCGAACAGTCCTGGCGCCGCTGCCGCGCAATGGGAGTGACACCGGACGGTTCTCGTCTGCGTTATATCGACGACGCCCCCGCCGACTCGAAGCTTGTGCGTGCGGCGCGGCCGGTCCTCGATCGGTTGGCCGATCAACTCGCCGATGCGCCGGTGACGATCCTGCTCGCCTCCCAGGATGCGACCATCGTCGACCGGCGGGCCGGGCAGCGGTCGCTGCTCGGTCGTCTCGACCGTGCCCAGGTCGCCCCGGGGTTCATCTTCGCCGAGGAATGCGCCGGAACCAACGGGATCGGCACCGCCCTCGAAGAACGCAAAGCGTTCCGGGTCCGCGGGGAAGAGCACCTGCTCGAGTCGCTGCATCCGCTGGCCTGTGTCGGCTCACCGATCGTCGACCCGGTCTCGCGTGCGGTGACCGGCATCGTCGACATCACCTGCGAGGTCGACGATGTCAACGAGCTGATGGCACCGCTGGTCCTGTCGGCGGTACGCGACATCGAAGAACGACTGTTCGCCCTGTCCGCCCGCAGCGAGCAGAGCCTGCTGCGCGAATACATGCGCAGCAAACGCCGCGGCCACGCCGCGGTGGTAGCGATGAGCCGGGACACGGTGATCGCGACCCCGACGGTGTCACGGTTGATGGATTCGACCGATCAGATGATGATCTGGGACTGGATCAGCACCCATCTGGCCGCCAAGGACGAATGGGAAGGACCGCTGCGCTTCGCCGAGGGGATCGACGTGCGGGTCCATGCCCGCCGGGTCGGTGAGCCCACCGATCCGCTCAGCGCGATCATCGAACTGCGCCCGCTGGCCTCACCGGCCCCGCCGCGCCCCCGCGCCCGCCTGGCCCCCGCCCCGCCCGCCGGTGCGGCGCCGGCGGCGCGTATCGCCGGCCGCAGCCTGGCCGCGCACCGGCTCCAGGACCGGGTCGACGAGATCGTCGGCACCGTGGCGCCGGTGCTGATCGTCGGCGAGTCCGGTGTCGGCAAAACCCACCTGGCCCGTCAGATCCAGCACCGCTGGGGCCACCACACCCCGGTCCCGAGCGTGGACGCGTCGACGTTGACCCCCTCAAAGGTGGCCGAGCTGCGGGCGCGTCTGTCCGGCAGTTTCGCGTGCATCCTCGAGCACCTCGACGAGGTCCCCGACGATGCTCTCGCCCCCACCCGGCGGTTGCTCGACGCCGCCGTCGAGCTGGGTGCACCGGTGATCGCCACGGCCACCTCGAGCACCCCCGACGAGCTTGGTCATCAGGTGCAGACCCATGTGCGGCGCAGCGTGTGCATCCCGCCGCTGCGTCAGCGCATCGAAGATCTCACCGATCTCGCGCGTGAGTTGCTCGCCGCCGAGTTCCCCGACCGCCCGACTCCGCAACTGCAACCGGCCGCGCATCGGGCGTTGATCGACCATCACTGGCCCGGCAACCTGCGCGAGCTCGCCTCGGTGCTCAGTACCGCGGCGGCGCGGTCGATGGGATTCGACATCAAACTCGAACACCTGCCCGCCGACTACCGCACCCTCGGTGCCGGCCGCCGGTTGACCTCCCTCGAACGCACCGAACGCGAAGCGATCGTGCGCGCCCTCGACGAGTCCGACGGCAACAAATCCCTCGCCGCCCATCGGCTCGGTGTGGCCCGCTCCACCCTCTACCGCAAGATCCGCGCACTGGGCCTGGAAAACGAAAAGTTCGGATCCTGA
- a CDS encoding YciI family protein, producing the protein MALFAVIWSYTTDASVKEAAHADHLVFVKDAAAKGVLQEAGAWADGAGALLVFKADSEDDLQALLAEDPYVTQGVVVDQSIYQWKPVIGPLVGI; encoded by the coding sequence ATGGCCCTGTTCGCTGTTATCTGGTCGTACACCACTGACGCATCCGTCAAAGAGGCCGCCCATGCCGACCACCTGGTCTTCGTCAAGGACGCGGCCGCCAAAGGCGTGCTACAGGAAGCGGGCGCCTGGGCCGACGGAGCCGGCGCGCTGCTCGTGTTCAAGGCGGACAGCGAAGACGACCTGCAGGCCCTGCTCGCCGAGGACCCCTATGTCACGCAGGGTGTTGTCGTCGACCAGAGCATCTACCAGTGGAAGCCCGTCATCGGACCCCTCGTGGGAATCTGA
- a CDS encoding AMP-binding protein, which produces MIPRGGNVAPTRDYVASGDWDGAFIDDYLATAAAVVPDRMALAEPTRSLTFAEFDAAVNALASALQAHGIAPGDVVSWQLPNWIEACVVHLAAIRIGAVSNPIIPIYRHTETAFILRQSASKIVFVPSVFRNFDYAAMACEIARELDEPPTVVVVGEGSPAGAIRYDAFVDGAEKPNRVDRSPDDVVLLLYTSGTTSDPKGAMHSHNTLNYENRSIADLLELSESDVIFMPSPVGHITGILYGIQLPPMLRSGVALLDVWSPQAGMRLIDEHRCTTTVAATPFLHGIVHDPTGSSHDLSSMRNFLCGGADVPPDLVIEATDTLDALVARVYGSTEFPTASAGKRNDPLTKRATTDGRAIKSAEIRIVDDDMQDVTPGVPGEILLRGPEMFLGYLDNRLNDSAFTADGWFRSGDLGRLDTEGYLEIVGRKKDIIIRGGENLSAKEVEDHLFAHPMIADVAVVGSPDPVLGERVCAIVVPEHEVEIELEHLTGWLIERNIARQKLPESLIVVDELPRTASGKIQKFKLRELAADRAKGTVHR; this is translated from the coding sequence ATGATCCCACGAGGTGGAAATGTCGCTCCCACTCGCGACTACGTGGCGTCCGGGGATTGGGACGGCGCCTTCATCGACGACTATCTGGCGACCGCAGCCGCCGTGGTACCGGACCGGATGGCACTGGCCGAGCCGACCCGATCGTTGACCTTCGCCGAGTTCGACGCAGCAGTGAACGCGTTGGCAAGCGCCTTGCAAGCGCATGGCATTGCGCCTGGCGATGTCGTGTCGTGGCAGTTACCGAACTGGATCGAAGCGTGCGTGGTCCATCTGGCTGCCATACGTATCGGTGCTGTGAGCAACCCGATCATCCCGATCTACCGGCATACCGAGACCGCGTTCATTCTGCGACAGTCTGCTTCGAAAATCGTCTTTGTCCCGTCGGTCTTCCGGAACTTCGACTACGCGGCGATGGCCTGCGAGATCGCTCGTGAACTGGACGAACCACCCACCGTCGTAGTAGTCGGTGAGGGGAGCCCAGCCGGCGCCATCCGGTACGACGCCTTCGTCGACGGTGCGGAAAAGCCGAACCGTGTCGACCGCTCACCGGACGATGTGGTGCTACTGCTGTACACCTCGGGAACCACATCCGATCCCAAGGGCGCGATGCACAGCCACAACACTCTCAACTACGAGAACCGCAGCATCGCCGACCTTCTCGAACTGAGCGAATCCGATGTGATCTTCATGCCGTCGCCGGTCGGACACATCACCGGAATCCTGTACGGGATCCAGCTACCACCGATGCTGCGCAGCGGCGTGGCGCTGCTCGACGTCTGGAGTCCGCAGGCGGGCATGCGTCTGATCGATGAGCACCGTTGCACCACGACGGTCGCTGCGACTCCGTTCCTGCACGGGATCGTCCACGACCCGACCGGCTCGTCACATGACCTCTCCTCGATGAGGAACTTCCTTTGTGGTGGCGCCGATGTTCCCCCTGACCTGGTCATCGAGGCCACCGACACCCTCGATGCACTGGTTGCACGTGTCTACGGATCGACGGAGTTTCCGACGGCATCGGCCGGCAAGCGCAACGATCCCTTGACCAAACGAGCAACGACAGATGGCCGGGCCATCAAGTCTGCGGAGATCCGAATCGTCGACGACGACATGCAGGACGTGACCCCAGGGGTTCCCGGCGAGATTCTGCTGCGCGGGCCGGAGATGTTCCTCGGATATCTCGACAACCGACTCAACGACAGTGCGTTCACCGCGGACGGTTGGTTCCGCAGCGGTGACCTCGGGCGTCTCGACACCGAGGGCTACCTCGAGATCGTCGGCCGCAAGAAGGACATCATCATCCGCGGCGGCGAGAATCTCAGTGCCAAAGAGGTAGAGGACCACCTGTTCGCCCATCCGATGATTGCCGACGTCGCGGTCGTCGGATCGCCGGATCCCGTCCTCGGAGAAAGAGTCTGCGCGATCGTTGTACCGGAGCACGAAGTCGAGATCGAGCTCGAGCATCTCACCGGATGGTTGATCGAACGCAACATCGCACGGCAGAAGCTCCCGGAAAGCCTGATCGTCGTCGACGAGTTGCCGCGGACGGCAAGCGGGAAGATCCAGAAGTTCAAATTGCGGGAGCTCGCGGCGGACCGCGCCAAAGGCACAGTCCACCGTTGA
- a CDS encoding beta-mannosidase, whose protein sequence is MRLACVSAMLLVVALASACTIPGPGAASPGEETSAPTSAPWVSYAHPLRVTTTGGTLHLDGRPWWPTGFNAYQLATDWTVNAGCGAMVDLDSYFSSRQPGTVTRFNAFQSLAVDKRNGKLNFEPIDAVFAAAERHRQLLIPVLAAQDGACEDEQYKTREWYLGGWKEATDMPLSYSEWVAAAVDRWAGSPSIAAWELLGEPEVGVCTIPDCDLHQRLCPEDSAQVLRDWVDAAGAVAREHDRRHLLTLGLLGGEQCGLADGGYALVAASPYLDVVQYHDHDDAALLPLRLEQTEKPVLVTEFGIRAGSCLPLTERAARVGSQIDRYYTMGAAGALLWAFVPDPRPQECTYDIGPFDPIHGLPQMR, encoded by the coding sequence ATGCGACTCGCCTGTGTGTCGGCGATGCTTCTGGTCGTGGCCCTCGCGAGCGCGTGCACCATCCCCGGACCCGGTGCGGCATCGCCAGGTGAGGAAACAAGCGCGCCGACCTCCGCCCCGTGGGTCTCGTATGCTCACCCGCTGCGGGTGACCACCACCGGCGGTACTTTGCATCTCGACGGTCGACCCTGGTGGCCGACCGGCTTCAATGCCTATCAACTGGCTACGGACTGGACGGTCAATGCTGGTTGTGGAGCGATGGTCGATCTGGATTCCTACTTCTCGTCCCGCCAGCCGGGGACAGTGACCCGATTCAACGCCTTTCAAAGTCTGGCCGTGGACAAGCGCAACGGGAAGCTGAACTTCGAACCGATCGATGCGGTGTTCGCGGCCGCCGAACGGCACAGGCAATTACTCATCCCGGTGCTCGCCGCCCAGGACGGCGCTTGCGAGGACGAGCAATACAAGACGCGCGAGTGGTATCTCGGCGGATGGAAGGAGGCCACGGACATGCCGCTGAGCTACAGCGAGTGGGTTGCTGCCGCCGTCGATCGCTGGGCCGGATCGCCTTCGATCGCGGCATGGGAACTACTCGGTGAACCCGAGGTCGGCGTCTGCACCATCCCCGACTGCGACCTGCACCAACGTCTGTGCCCGGAAGACTCGGCGCAGGTGCTGCGTGACTGGGTCGATGCGGCCGGGGCGGTGGCTCGTGAGCATGATCGGCGACATCTGCTCACGCTCGGTCTGCTCGGGGGCGAGCAATGCGGTCTCGCCGACGGCGGTTATGCACTGGTCGCTGCCTCGCCCTATCTAGACGTGGTTCAGTACCACGACCACGACGATGCTGCGCTCCTCCCACTGCGGCTCGAACAGACCGAAAAACCTGTGCTCGTCACCGAGTTCGGGATCCGTGCTGGAAGTTGCCTGCCGCTGACCGAACGCGCCGCCCGAGTCGGTTCCCAGATCGACCGGTATTACACGATGGGCGCTGCCGGGGCGCTGTTGTGGGCCTTCGTACCGGATCCTCGACCACAGGAATGCACGTACGACATCGGCCCCTTCGACCCCATCCACGGCTTGCCCCAGATGAGATAG
- a CDS encoding acyl-CoA dehydrogenase family protein: protein MFTLYGRYLVPGPLLENSLLPAVLAADAPETARAVFKAAMSGDGQLALVDPHAAGDWDGGSITVRNGRLFGRCHLVRFGGDATQLVVVSDDQQLWLVDPHAGGLEMIQTDANADPLSSFASVGLDGVAGTPLADPSAAPRLIEEIRSWVRTLVACELSGIATHCVRTTIDYAKEREQFGRPIGSYQAIKHIIADMHVHAASVRNLCDSVLADTVNSGAPTAVDAAVLKAHASKVVVEVCQDAIQVHGGIGFTAEVDLHWFYKRALALRPWYGDTRALEEMVGAAALAQTTEHASTTKAV from the coding sequence TTGTTCACCCTGTACGGCAGGTACCTGGTACCGGGGCCGTTGCTGGAGAACTCGCTACTTCCTGCTGTTCTGGCCGCTGATGCACCGGAGACCGCCCGCGCAGTGTTCAAGGCAGCGATGAGCGGTGACGGACAGTTGGCCCTCGTCGATCCGCACGCCGCCGGAGACTGGGACGGCGGATCGATCACCGTCCGCAACGGCAGACTCTTCGGACGCTGTCACCTCGTTCGGTTCGGTGGTGATGCTACGCAGCTGGTCGTCGTTTCGGATGATCAGCAGTTATGGCTCGTCGATCCCCATGCGGGAGGCCTCGAGATGATCCAGACCGATGCCAACGCAGATCCGCTCTCGTCTTTCGCCTCGGTTGGTCTGGACGGCGTCGCAGGCACGCCGCTCGCTGATCCGTCTGCAGCGCCGAGGCTGATCGAAGAAATCCGTTCGTGGGTCAGAACGCTCGTCGCATGTGAGTTGAGTGGAATCGCAACCCATTGCGTACGCACCACGATCGATTACGCGAAGGAGCGTGAGCAATTCGGTCGGCCGATCGGGTCTTACCAGGCGATCAAGCACATCATCGCCGATATGCATGTACATGCCGCCTCGGTTCGGAACCTCTGCGATTCCGTACTCGCGGACACGGTGAACAGCGGAGCGCCGACAGCGGTCGACGCAGCTGTGCTGAAGGCGCACGCTTCCAAGGTGGTCGTCGAGGTCTGCCAGGACGCGATCCAGGTGCACGGCGGAATCGGATTCACCGCCGAGGTCGATCTGCACTGGTTCTACAAACGAGCGCTCGCCCTACGGCCTTGGTACGGCGATACCCGGGCATTGGAAGAGATGGTCGGTGCGGCAGCATTGGCGCAGACCACAGAACACGCAAGCACGACGAAGGCGGTCTGA
- a CDS encoding enoyl-CoA hydratase-related protein, translated as METFEFIEFEESGATATVWLNRPPANAVSQDMYVELKQFFDNVDKYLPDARVVVVAGRGKHFCGGNDLEEFKTLSPENSPARMKQVREAFFSIRDSAKPTVAAVQGAAVGTGLCIAASCDLVVAAENARFSLPEVNVGVMGGAKHLSRLVPQGMVRLMHLSGDMVPAADIYKFGGIVEVVPNDELMTRAQALADSLARHSPAALRFAKLSMNTIEYMDLKSGYEYEQSLTGELSGYEDSKEAVNAFLERRTPHYTGR; from the coding sequence ATGGAAACGTTCGAGTTTATCGAGTTCGAGGAGTCCGGAGCGACTGCGACGGTCTGGCTCAACCGCCCGCCGGCCAACGCAGTCAGCCAGGACATGTACGTCGAACTGAAGCAGTTCTTCGACAATGTCGACAAGTACCTTCCCGACGCGCGTGTCGTCGTCGTCGCAGGCCGCGGCAAGCATTTCTGCGGTGGCAACGACCTGGAAGAATTCAAGACCCTGTCGCCGGAGAACTCGCCCGCACGCATGAAGCAGGTGCGCGAGGCGTTCTTCTCGATCCGGGACAGTGCGAAGCCGACGGTGGCAGCGGTGCAGGGTGCGGCTGTCGGTACGGGCCTGTGTATTGCAGCCTCGTGTGACCTGGTCGTGGCTGCGGAGAACGCGCGATTTTCATTGCCGGAAGTGAACGTGGGGGTTATGGGTGGCGCCAAGCATCTCTCGCGTCTCGTCCCACAAGGCATGGTCCGCTTGATGCATCTGAGCGGTGACATGGTGCCGGCCGCAGACATTTACAAGTTCGGTGGGATCGTCGAGGTCGTCCCGAACGACGAGCTGATGACTCGTGCCCAGGCTCTCGCCGATTCACTTGCCCGGCACAGCCCGGCCGCACTGCGCTTCGCGAAGCTGAGTATGAACACCATCGAGTACATGGACCTCAAGTCCGGCTACGAGTACGAGCAGTCGCTCACCGGTGAACTGTCCGGTTACGAGGACTCCAAGGAAGCAGTCAACGCCTTCCTCGAACGTCGTACTCCCCACTACACGGGCAGGTGA
- a CDS encoding SMP-30/gluconolactonase/LRE family protein: protein MREHHSAVFSTGHQFLEGLRWHNGKLWASDFFSKTVKTFNADGSYTDVAEVEGSPSGLGFLDDGSVLVVSQMDRTVVRIEPDGTQSVHADFSQYAGGIGNDMIVTGKGDAYVGNFGFALGEEDPKTTRLVHVSADGSINPVGGEVLFPNGMAITPDRVLLTAQTWRHCITAFDIQEDGSLANERIWAQLDDSVHPDGIALDADGGVWFGNALTLESDSGFYRVVEGGEITDKVAIDGAWSVTCAFGGDDLRTLYMACNVTTLEEFHDGKSTSVVATANVGYKGGPAV, encoded by the coding sequence ATGAGAGAGCACCACTCGGCCGTTTTCTCGACCGGTCACCAGTTCCTCGAAGGTCTTCGCTGGCACAATGGCAAGCTCTGGGCCAGTGACTTCTTCAGCAAGACGGTGAAGACGTTCAACGCCGACGGTTCGTACACCGACGTCGCCGAGGTCGAAGGCTCGCCATCGGGACTGGGCTTCCTGGATGACGGTTCGGTCCTCGTCGTGTCACAGATGGATCGAACCGTCGTGCGGATCGAACCCGACGGTACGCAGTCGGTGCACGCCGACTTCAGCCAGTACGCCGGTGGCATCGGCAACGACATGATCGTCACAGGCAAAGGTGATGCGTACGTCGGAAACTTCGGTTTCGCTCTCGGTGAGGAAGACCCGAAGACAACACGCTTGGTCCATGTGTCCGCAGACGGCTCCATCAACCCCGTCGGTGGTGAAGTTCTGTTCCCGAACGGCATGGCGATCACCCCGGACAGAGTTCTTCTCACCGCCCAGACATGGCGGCACTGCATCACGGCGTTCGACATCCAGGAAGACGGAAGCCTGGCCAACGAGCGAATCTGGGCCCAGCTCGACGATTCCGTTCACCCGGATGGCATCGCACTCGACGCCGACGGCGGTGTGTGGTTCGGCAACGCATTGACCCTCGAGTCGGACAGTGGCTTCTACCGAGTTGTCGAGGGAGGAGAGATCACCGACAAGGTTGCGATCGATGGGGCCTGGTCGGTCACCTGTGCATTCGGCGGTGACGATCTCCGCACCCTGTACATGGCGTGCAACGTGACCACGCTCGAGGAGTTTCACGACGGCAAGTCGACTTCGGTAGTTGCGACTGCGAACGTAGGCTACAAGGGCGGCCCGGCAGTGTGA
- a CDS encoding acyl-CoA dehydrogenase family protein, giving the protein MTTDLAEYRSGVRAWLADADIPTVPLDLDERFDVLRDWQRVLFEAGGLGISWSKEAGGQGLSHLHQLAFAEELAYARAPMPIGLIGLDVVGPSIDEFGQQWQREELLPKLLSGEHIWCQGFSEPGAGSDLASLRTRAVLDGDEFVISGQKVWTSWAHKAQWCALLVRTDPAAHKHAGISYLLVDMSTPGITPKPLEQMTGDREFCEVFFDEVRVPRRNLVGELNGGWAVATHTLGIERAAYTLRRRVDYEIAFEDAVAALRDHGLPAPETGLGRRVRIAIGKAHVALKVLGAQTQKTVARLAAGEVPTPEDSVDKLLLNEVEQIIFGEIAELLGPYRAVEESRPLGLASDRWAHDHLYSRATSIYGGTSQIQRNIISERLLGLPRG; this is encoded by the coding sequence ATGACGACGGATCTGGCCGAGTATCGGTCCGGGGTCCGCGCGTGGCTGGCCGACGCGGACATTCCCACCGTTCCCCTCGATCTCGACGAGCGATTCGATGTTCTGCGCGACTGGCAGCGAGTGCTGTTCGAAGCCGGAGGGCTGGGCATCAGCTGGAGCAAGGAGGCCGGTGGCCAAGGGCTGTCCCATCTGCACCAACTAGCGTTCGCTGAAGAGTTGGCCTATGCCCGGGCGCCGATGCCTATCGGTCTGATCGGCCTCGACGTCGTCGGACCGTCGATCGACGAGTTCGGCCAGCAGTGGCAGAGAGAAGAACTCCTACCGAAGCTGCTCTCCGGTGAGCACATCTGGTGCCAGGGCTTCTCCGAACCCGGGGCCGGGTCGGACCTTGCCTCGCTGCGCACCCGGGCCGTGCTCGACGGTGACGAGTTCGTCATCTCCGGCCAGAAGGTATGGACCAGCTGGGCGCACAAGGCGCAATGGTGTGCGCTGCTCGTTCGTACCGACCCTGCGGCACACAAGCACGCCGGAATCAGCTACCTGCTAGTGGATATGTCCACGCCGGGAATCACGCCGAAGCCACTGGAGCAGATGACGGGCGACCGCGAATTCTGTGAGGTCTTCTTCGACGAAGTGCGCGTTCCGCGGCGGAATCTTGTCGGAGAGCTCAACGGCGGTTGGGCTGTTGCGACGCACACTCTCGGCATCGAGCGCGCCGCCTACACGTTGCGCCGGCGAGTCGATTACGAGATCGCGTTCGAAGACGCCGTCGCTGCGCTTCGAGATCATGGGCTTCCCGCGCCGGAAACCGGGCTCGGACGCCGTGTACGCATAGCGATCGGCAAGGCACACGTTGCATTGAAAGTCCTGGGCGCGCAAACGCAGAAAACGGTCGCGCGACTCGCTGCGGGAGAGGTCCCGACTCCGGAGGATTCCGTCGACAAGCTTCTGCTCAACGAGGTCGAGCAGATAATTTTCGGGGAGATCGCCGAGCTTCTCGGTCCATACCGGGCCGTCGAGGAAAGTCGGCCGTTGGGGCTGGCATCAGATCGGTGGGCACATGACCACCTCTATTCGCGGGCGACCTCCATCTATGGCGGCACCTCTCAGATTCAGCGAAATATCATCTCGGAACGACTGCTAGGACTCCCTCGTGGCTGA